One window of Vitis riparia cultivar Riparia Gloire de Montpellier isolate 1030 chromosome 5, EGFV_Vit.rip_1.0, whole genome shotgun sequence genomic DNA carries:
- the LOC117914695 gene encoding glutathione transferase GST 23-like: MAGVKLLGFWASSFAYRVIWTLKLKGINYEYIEEDLRNKSQLLLRHNPVHKKVPVLLHGDKAVAESLVILEYIEETWPENPLLPTDAYERAMARFWINFGESKNATFFQFFKSAAEEEQEKAIKETVEILKIIEEQSLGDKKFFGGEAIGLVDIAFGWLAYWFEGIEEAVGTKLLNSTTFPRLHAWIQNFKQVPVIKENLPDRQKLWAHSKRFRESLIQ; this comes from the exons ATGGCAGGAGTGAAGCTATTAGGGTTTTGGGCAAGCTCTTTTGCTTACAGGGTGATATGGACCCTAAAACTCAAGGGCATAAATTATGAGTATATTGAGGAAGACCTTCGTAACAAGAGCCAGTTGTTGTTACGCCACAATCCAGTTCACAAGAAGGTTCCGGTGCTTCTTCATGGTGACAAAGCAGTAGCTGAGTCCCTTGTAATCCTCGAATACATTGAAGAAACATGGCCGGAGAATCCGCTGCTGCCGACAGATGCTTATGAGAGAGCCATGGCTCGGTTTTGGATCAATTTTGGAGAATCAAAG AATGCCactttttttcaattctttaaaTCCGCTGCTGAGGAAGAGCAAGAGAAGGCCATAAAAGAAACAGTGGAAATACTGAAAATCATAGAAGAGCAAAGCCTTGGGGATAAGAAGTTTTTCGGAGGGGAAGCTATAGGACTGGTGGACATAGCATTTGGTTGGCTGGCTTACTGGTTTGAGGGCATAGAAGAAGCCGTAGGCACAAAACTGCTGAATTCCACCACGTTCCCTCGATTGCATGCATGGATTCAGAATTTTAAGCAGGTTCCAGTGATCAAAGAAAATCTTCCTGATCGTCAGAAATTGTGGGCACACTCAAAACGCTTTAGGGAGAGTTTAATTCAATAA